AGCTGGTTTCTGgagcctccttccctccctctctgtccccAGGAGCGGGCCTGGGCCTCATGTCTGCAGGGGGTGCTGACGCCGGCTCCTGTGGCCCGGGCCTTGGGGAGGGAGCCAAGTGCCGAGAGAATGTCTTGCTTGTGCCTGCTCAGCCCAGAGGGACACGTGGCGTCTGCACCTGCTTCCCGCTTGGGCACAATTGCCCTTTGAGAGCAGAGCCAGGGGCTTCTTGGGGACAGGAAGCTGCTCTCAGAAGCCGCACACTGGTGGTGGGGGAGCAGCAGGAAGGGGCCGGCCAGCTGTCCTAGCCAAGAGCCTTTCAGGAACCGGGGCCCAGGGCAGAGGTGGCTGGAGGTGGAGCTGTCTGTTGGGGCCTCAGGTGTAGGGGCAAGGCCTGCCCGGGTTTTGCACGAGTGTTGCGCCTTTACCTGGGTCTCCATCGGTCCCACCTGACTCGTGAGTGTGCGTGGGTCCCTGTTGTAGGCAGGCGTTGTgccctggccaggtgcggtgctcAGCATCCAGccatctccctcctccctcctccccttagCCTCCCATCCAGGTGCCCCGtgtgcccagcctgggtgactggcCGTGGCTCTGACCGCTCCGAGTCCTGCACGGTGGGTACCAGCGTTCCCACCTGTCTGCAGCTGCGCCACCTCCCCGTGCCGGGCTGTGCGTGCTCACGCACGGCCCGGCCTGGCTTTGTGCGGTCAGACAGAGAGACCCCCAGGCAGGTCCCGCCTGCAGCAAGCAGACCCCATATGTGCCCCAAATGCCCGCTCACCCGGCCCCTGCCCTGGTGGGTGTTGTCTGGGAGCCCCACTCAGCTTTGGGGCTTCTGATTCCTGTGGGTGCTTCTCAGGTCAGGGCCTGCAGGTGCAAAGCACcaggcagtggggtgggggcaCTATGGGGCCAGCTGCCCTGCAGGCAGGGGTCTGACCGCCGAGCACCTGTCCCCTGCAGGACCCCTGGCTATGGGCGACCCGATGACGTTCAGGAAGTGGGAGTGGGTCCCCTGTCCCCATGGCTCCCAGCAGTCCCTGTGAGCTCACCTCTTTGTGTCTCTGTTTGCTGTGGCCTCTATTCTGGGGACACTGAGCCTCTCCTTGCTTGAGGTTTTGGGTCCTGATTGTCCACATGACCTCCTGCTGGGTGAATTCCGGGATGACCCTGTGTCCTGGGCACATGGCTGGCAGGGTCCCGGGGCTCTCCGGCCAGCCTCCCCTGCACCTCCGCACCAACTAGCCTGGCCGAGGGTCAACTCCCAGAGCCGTGTTGAGAGGGGAAGGTCTGATTCCATAGACATTTGGGGTACAGGGGTTGTGAGGGTGGACTGGGGAGGGGCTGCTCCAGATCTGGGGTGAGGGAGTCAGAAACAGGCCTGACCCCAAGGTGGGTACAGGAAGAGCCCTAGGTGTGGGCAGGAGCTGTCTGCACCTCCTgagccccttccccactccctggGCCTGCCTTGCTGACCTGTGGCCCTGTACTGACCAGCAGAGCATGGGGGCCCCTCATACCCCTTCACGGACAGTGCTCTTTGAGCGGGAGAGGACCGGCCTGACCTACCGCGTGCCCTCGCTGCTCCCTGTGCCCCCCGGGCCCACCCTGCTGGCCTTTGTGGAGCAGCGGCTCAGCCCCGATGACTCCCATGCCCACCGCCTGGTGCTGAGGAGGGGCACGCGGGCCGGGGGCTCCGTGCGGGTGAGTGGCCGGGCCCACTGGGGCTGCACACCCAGGGACAGGGGCGGGGGTGGCGGTGGCAGGCGGGTGCCCGAGATAGAGATGAGCAAACCAGGCTCAGCTGTCTCGGGTGCCCCACGGGGGGCTGTGCCCAGGTCCCTGGACATCCTAGTCAGTGGCACTTCCTCCTCTGGGCAGTGGGGCGCCCTGCAGGTGCTGGGGACAGCAGCCCTGGCAGAGCACCGGTCCATGAACCCCTGCCCCGTGCACGACACTGGCACAGGCACcgtcttcctcttcttcatcGCGGTGCTGGGCCACACGCCCGAGGCCGTGCAGATCGCCACGGGAAGGAACGCCGCACGCCTCTGCTACGTGGCCAGCCGTGACGCCGGCCTCTCGTGGGGCAGCGCCCGGGACCTCACCGAGGAGGCCATTGGTGGTGCCGTGCAGGGTAGGCGGGCAGGGTGCCAGTCTGGGTCCCTCGGATTGGCCACGGTCCACATGGAAGGGAGATTCCAGCTGGAAATGTCCATTCTGCCCCACCCCCGCCCCTGCCTCCAGCCATAAGGGAACCAACCAGCCCTCTCCCCAGGACTGTCCTGGGCCTCCCGTCCCAGGCAAATGGGTACTGGTCGCCACCCAGTCCATCCGGTGGGCAGGAGCAGGCCCTCTATGGCTGATCAGACTCTCATCCCCCCAGGTCATCCCTTTATCTGCAGAGGAGAAGGCTGAATGCTGAGGTGTCTCTCAGCTCCCAAACCAACAgccaccctgccccaccccttcCTCTTATTCTTTACTCCCTTCTCACCCCGCCTAGGGCCTGGCCAGGCCTCGCCACAGCTTTCCCTCCACCCCGTCCTCTGTGGCCACCTGACCCTGGCCTGTGGGAGCCACAGCAGGGAGTGGAGCAGATACATGGCGGAGCCCAGGACCCCACCGCAGGGCCTCACTCCCCCTGCCCGCCCTCCGCTGTATCTGTATGGGCAGTGCTCGCCAGCCTCCCTGGGTGCTGTCCACCTGGGCGCGGGGGCTAAGGGCTGGGAGAGGCTTGTCAGCCTGGGAGGACTCAGGGCGGCTGCAATGAGTTGTGTGGAAGGGTGGTCAGAGTGTGATGGTCCTAACCCGAGGCACCAGCCCCTCCTTCCCCGACCCCTGTGCCTTCCCCGACCCCTGTGCCTTCCTCCATCCGCCCCCCCCAACCTCGGGGACtcagcagcccctcccacctcCGCCCTCCTCCCCACAGACTGGGCCACGTTCGCCGTGGGTCCCGGCCACGGCGTGCAGCTGCCCTCAGGCCGCCTGCTGGTGCCCGCCTACACCTACCGCGTGGACCGCCGAGAGTGTTTTGGCAAGATCTGCCGGACCAGCCCCCACTCCTTCGCCTTCTACAGCGATGACCACGGCCGCACCTGGCGCTGTGGAGGCCTCGTGCCCAACCTGCGCTCGGGCGAGTGCCAGCTGGCGGCAGTGGATGGTGGACAGGCCGGCAGCTTCCTCTACTGCAATGCCCGGAGCACCCTGGGCAGCCGCGTGCAGGCACTCAGCACTGACGAGGGCACCTCCTTCCTGCCCGCAGAGCGTGTGGCTTCCCTGCCTGAGACCGCCTGGGGCTGCCAGGGCAGCATCGTGGGCTTCCCAGCCCCCGCCCCCAGCAGGCCACGGGATGACGGTTGGTCAGTGGGCCCCGGGAGTCCCCTTCACCCTCCACGCCTTGGTCCTGGAGTCCATGAACCCCCAGAGGAGGCTGCCGGagacccccatggagcccaggtGCCTGGTGGGCCCTGCAGCCATCTGCAGCCTCAGGGGGATGGccccaggcagcctggccccaGGCCTGGGGTCAGTGGGGATGTGGGGTCCTGGACCCTAGCGCTCCCCATGCCCTTTGCTGCCCCACCCCAGAGCCCCACGTGGCTGCTGTACTCCCACCCAGTGGGGCGCAGGGCTCGGCTGCACATGGGTATCCGGCTGAGCCAGGCCCCGCTGGACCCGCACAGCTGGACAGAGCCCTGGGTGATCTACGAGGGCCCCAGCGGCTACTCCGACCTGGCGTCCGTCGGGCCGGCCCCTGAGGGGGGCCTGGTTTTTGCCTGCCTGTACGAGAGTGGGGCCAGGACCTCCTATGATGAGATTTCCTTTTGCACATTCTCCCTACGTGAGGTCCTGGAGAACGTGCCCACCAGCCCCGAGCCGCCCAACCTTGGGGACAAGCCTCGGGGGTGCTGCTGGCCCTCCTGACAGGCCTTCTGGCCGTGCCCATGCCCCTTGGGTGCCTGGGGCAGAGGGGTGGAATATGCTGGGGTGCCCCAGGATGGATGTGGGGGGGCTCTTAGTGCAGAATCCTGTGGATTAGAAGCAAGTTTCTCCTCAGAGTTCTCAAGCAGGGGTTGCTCTTCGAGAAGGGGAACAGCGGCTGGGAGTGAGCAGGGCAGGGTAGGGGCAGGAAGTGGGCCCTGGGCGACCCCCCACAGCTCCCTCCCGAGGCTGCAGGGTCAGGCGCAGGACTGCAGGTAGCCCAGGGTGTTGTGGGTGGCAGCACTTGCTTGCTGGCTGCTTTCTGGCTCGAAATAAAGGAATCGTGCTTGTGTCGGGGTAGAcgtttctttccttttcaggtTCCAGCCCTGGGGAAGGGAGCTCTGCTCTAACCCGCTTCTCTGACCCTCATCCCAAAATCTCATTGCCTTGGCAAAGCTCTGCTTCTAAACATCCCGGGGCCAgcagagggagggcaggagggaggaagcGGCTTCCACCCTTGGCCTCCTGTGCGGTGATTTGCAAGTGGTCTGCCGCACTCTCTGAACTTCCTACCAGAGGAGTAGGAGGTAGGGCCTCTCCCCGCAGAGCTGGACACCAGGAGGGGGTCACCTTCCAGGACCAGCCCTGTGTCCCGCTCCCCTGACCCCACCCTGCAGAGGGCTTGGGCACCACTGGGGCTGTTTCCCCAGGGaagttcctttttatttattctccttTTAAAGTCTTAATTTCTGATGACAAAAGCAATATGTGCTTACTgtagaaaatctggaaaatgagccgggcacagtggctcacgcctataatcccagcactttgggaggtcgaggcaggtggatcacctgaggtcaggaattcgagaccagcttggccaacgtggtgaaatctcgtctctactaaaaatacaaaaattagctgggcatcgtggtgggcacctgtaatctcagctacttgggaggctgaggcaggagaatcactttaacctaggaggcggaggttgcagtgagccaagattgtgccactgcactccagcctgggcgacagagtgagactcaaaaaaaaaaaaaaaaaaaaaaagaaagaaagaaagaaaaaaagaaaatctggaaaatgtagaaagctataaagaaaatataaagaaaaaatagaagtgaGCCCTGGGCCCCTCTCTCCACGGGCCCttccttctggcttcaagtgCTCCTGCCCAGCCTGCTGCCACACCCGTGGACGACGGCCCGGCCGGGGGGTGCACACGTGTGCCACCTTCTTCCTGGCCCTGAATTGTGTGTGATGGGCTTCTTTGCGTGTCTCTGGGTCTGGTCACCCTTTGGGCTGGCTTCGGTGACCATTCCCAAGGGCGGGGACCCACGGCCAGCCCCCAGCAGTGAGGGGCATCCGGGTGGTCTCTGAGTCGCCGAAGGTCCCCAGGGGAGCAGAGATGACCTCCCCTTGCGGCCCCCTTTTCCCCAGCAACTACTCTGCTGGGAGGGCTCCTGCCTGAGAGGGGCTACCACTGGGTTCCAGGCAGGGGCAGGATGGGGGCCTGGATCCGGGGCCCCTGAGAGCCCTGAGTTCCCACAATCACCCCGGGCCCCTCCCCACCTCAGGCAGCCTCAGCCTGTCATAGGAGGGGCCCCTTGCCCAGGCCCTGGCAGTGCTGGTTTTAGGGGGTCTGTGTCTTAGTGCCTTGGGGCtgctaaaatgaaatatatagacCAGGGGGCttggaaacaacagaaatgtatttcttatggttctggaggctcaaagtccaaggtcaaagtcTGTGATCATGAGAGCAGACTCCGTGTCTGGTAAGGGCCCTGTTTCTGGCTCATGGATGGCGGCCTCTGGCTGTGTCACACACGGCGGGAGGGAGGTCTCTCCTGGGTCTCCTGTATGGGACActatcccattcatgagggctccaccctcccAGGAGGCCCCACCTCCTGACCTTATCACCTTGGGGTTAATATTTCAACATGGGAATCTAGGGCGCACGTGTAGATCACGTGTTGGGTGCATCCTGTTATGCATGTGTCCTGGCTTGTGGCGTGTGTGTAGGTGGTGTGGCTGGGTGCATCCTGTCATGCGTGTGTCCTGGCTTGTGGCGTGTGTGTAGGTCGTGTGTTGGGTGCATTCTGTCATGTGTGTGTCCTGGCTCGTGGTGCACATGTAGATCACGTGCTGCGTGCATTGTGTCACATGTGTCCTGGCTTGTGGCACGTGTGTAGGTCATGTACGGGGTGCATTGTgtcatgcatgtatgtgtactgGCTTGTGACGTGTGTGTAGGTCACATGCTGGGTGCATCCTCTCATGCGTGTGTCCTGGCTAGTGGCCCATGTAGATCACGTGCTGGGTGCATCGTGTCACGCGTGTGCCCTGGCTTGTGGCCGGTGTAGATCACGTGCTGGGTGCATCGTGTCACGCGTGTGCCCTGGCTTGTGGCTAGTAGGGTCATCACAGTCCACTCTTCTGCCTTCAGATCTGAACCAAAGGAGCCACAGGCCTCTGGTTCTGGAAGCTGTGGAGCCCAGTGGGGCTCTGCACGGCCCATTCTTCTTCATTTGCTTCTATGCTGGGGTGAGCGGCGTCCCCAAATTCGTGTCCCTCTGGAAGCTCAGCCTGCTGCCTTATTGGAAGGAGGGCCTTTGCAGACATGATGGAGTAAGAGGAGGTCATACTGGATTGCAGTGGGTTTAGCCCAGTGATGACTGTCCTTGTGAACCATAGACGCAGGGAGAAGCCGTGTGaaggtggaggcagaggctgcagtgacgcCACCACCAACCACAGGGGCTGCTCAGAGCTGGAAGAGGCTGAAGGACCCTGCGCTGGAGGCTTCAGAGAGGGTGCGGGCCTGTCACCCTTGGCTTCAGACTCGGCCTCCAGAGCCGGCCTCCAGAGCCGCGAGAGGACACATTTCCATCGCTTCAGCCGTCGGTCAGTGAGATTTGTTGCGGCAGCCTAGGAAGCAGCACACCTTCCCGCCTTTGCCCTCTGTCCGTCCGTCCGTCTGTCCACATGGGCCTCAGACCCTGGGGGTTCCTGGCCGTCactgcctggctgtgtgcagcCTCGACCTCGTGTCAGACCGACTTGGGCTGGAGGTCCCCAGGAGCTCCAGTCGCTGTGGCAGAGCCTCTCGACGTCCTGGGCTGTCTGCGGCTGGGGCACCCTCCGAGCTGGGGTTGGGTCCTGAAGGAGCCAGGGCCTCGGAGCCCTGGTCCCACCTGAGAGGGCACTGGCTCCTCCAGGTCTGGGCAACTGCTCAGAACCGGGGAAGGCTCTGCCAGGTGTGATCCCCCAGGCTGGGAGAGGGTGTGTGGGGAGGCTGCCTGGCTCAGGGCAGGTTGAgcccttcctcctgccctcctgcccctgccccaacTGGAGCGGGACCTGCCAAGGGCTCAGGACATCTGGGGTCTGCTGGTGGGGGGTCGCTGTGCACTTTCCTCCTACTGCACTGGGAGTTCCTCTGGCATCCTGGGAGACCTGTGCCTCCAGAGAGACCAGCCCCCTCCAGAGAGACCACCCCCTAGATTCCTCCCACTGCAGGCAGCTCCCCTGGCACCCGACCAGCTCCTGAGCTCCTGCCCCACCTCCGCACTCCTGACGGCTGCTCTCCCAGCcgcctcttttccttccttccacccctatatggtttggatctgtgtcccctcccaaatcttatgtgGAACTGtatgtaattcccagtgttggaggtgggcctggtgggaggtgactggattatggggCAAATTCTCACGAGGGGTTTACTGCCTTTGCCTCggtgctgtcctcatgacagCGAGCTCCCCCGTGACCTGGCTGTTTAAAGGTGTGCGGCACCTCCCCgccttgctcctgctttcaccatgtgacgcGCCTGCTCCCCCTTCTCTTCCACCAGGATTGTgggtttcctggggcctccccggaagccaagcagatgccagcaccacactTCCTGTAGAGTCTGCAGAACCGGGAGCcgattaaacttcttttctttaagaatcgCCCAGCCTCTGGTGTTCCTTCACAGCAGGGTGAGGGGGACACCCTGAGCCTTAGGGGCAACGCCTGCTGCTGTCCCCAGGCCGGGCCGGGCAGTGGCTCAGGAACGTGGCTGGGAACACAGTGCCAGGGCCGAGGTCAGGGCTCTGTCGTGGAGGTAGGATGTCTTTATGGTTCCTTCCTAACCCTCATCCTTTTACCTCTTGTCCTGGCTTATGGGGCTGGCAAGGACCTCCAGGAAGACGTTAAACATCCTTGACGTCTGATAGGCCAAACAAGCGCTTGGAAGCTGTCTGCGTCCTCACTCCAGGGGCCTGCACCATGACGTCACTGCGAAGGGCTGCGCAGAGGGGGCCAGCTGAGGGTCTTGAGGTGAGAAATCATCCTGGTCATCTGGGTGGGTCCAGGGTCTCACCAGGGTCCCTATGGGAGGGGACAGAgggtgggagaggagggaagacGCCTTGCAGCTGggtttgaagatggaggaggggCCACAGCTGAGTAGCTGGTAGCCACTGGAAGCTGGGAAAGGTAGGAAGTGAAGCCCCCACAGCCTGCAGAGGAAACAGCCCTGCGGATGCCTTGATGTTAGCCCGGGGAGGCCATGTCAGAGCTCCAGCCTCTCGAACTGCTGGGGATGCATTTGTGTCATTTCAAGCTCCAGATCTGTGTGATTTGCAGCCTCGGGAAACAGTTGTCGGGCCACCAGGGTCCCGCCCTGCTCCCACCTTCTGGGCTCCAGGACGCGGGCGTTGGACCTCTCACCGTCCGTGTGGCCCTCTGCTGTGCACTCTCCTCCTCGTTGGTGTCTGTGCCGCATTCTGGTTGGTTTTtctcggctttttttttttttccctattcaCTAATTCTCTCTTTGCTGTGTGTAATCAGCTGGGAGTtactctcttgctccctctctccctcccccatcctttCTCTGCccttgtctctctgtctctgtttctctttgtgtttgtgtctctctctgtctctctgtctctctgtctctgactatctctgtgtttgtgtctgtgtctttCCATGActctccctctgtgtctctctgtgtctctgactctgtgtctctgtctctctgtgtttctgtctctctgtgtgtctctgagtctgtctctgtctctttgtgtctctgacgctctctgttctctctgtgtctctgtctctctgtgtctctgttctctctgtgtctctgtctctctgtgtctctgcctctttctgtgtctctgagtctctctctgtgtctctgtctccctgtgtCTCCCTTTCTGTTCTTCTCCACGACGTTCTCTGGGTTTGACTTTCTGCTCCCGCCCTGTGCGCAGAGGGACGAGGAAGCTTTTGCGCATGCGCAAAAGGCTCCTCCGCGCCACGTGCTTCAAGCGCGTGGTTCCATTTAGGATGAAATAACGCCCCGCGGGGTGGAGAACGTTTGTGTTTTCCAGATGTGGCGATCACGGCCCAGCAAGTCCTCTGTTGTTCACGGTGCTCAGGCGGTAGAAACAATCTCGCAGCCCACCTGCGTGGCTTCCACAGCCATTCTCTTAAGCGTTTTCCACTTCGTGTGATTAAAAGAGTTGTGATGGCCCCAAGCACTTGCTTTACCTGCTCAGGTGTCATTCCATCCCATTCATTCCGCAGCTTTCCCCAAATGCACACAAATGAAATGTAAATGTGAACGTGTGTGTATCTATCTCCCATTTCTCCCAAAGTGAGATCGTCAGCTGCAATCACTGCACAGCCATGCAGGGACCAGGCCCTGCCCCTTCAGCCCGAGGCTTCGGCCCCCAGCGTTGTCTCCGGAGGCTCATGCCTGACCCTTCGTGCTCagcttttcctgcttctttgggTTCCCAAGGCGTCCCAGTCAACTTCCCACCTGCAAACCCCCACCCTGGGAGCTTGACCAATGACATC
The sequence above is drawn from the Macaca mulatta isolate MMU2019108-1 chromosome 12, T2T-MMU8v2.0, whole genome shotgun sequence genome and encodes:
- the NEU4 gene encoding sialidase-4 isoform X3, which gives rise to MGAPHTPSRTVLFERERTGLTYRVPSLLPVPPGPTLLAFVEQRLSPDDSHAHRLVLRRGTRAGGSVRWGALQVLGTAALAEHRSMNPCPVHDTGTGTVFLFFIAVLGHTPEAVQIATGRNAARLCYVASRDAGLSWGSARDLTEEAIGGAVQDWATFAVGPGHGVQLPSGRLLVPAYTYRVDRRECFGKICRTSPHSFAFYSDDHGRTWRCGGLVPNLRSGECQLAAVDGGQAGSFLYCNARSTLGSRVQALSTDEGTSFLPAERVASLPETAWGCQGSIVGFPAPAPSRPRDDGWSVGPGSPLHPPRLGPGVHEPPEEAAGDPHGAQVPGGPCSHLQPQGDGPRQPGPRPGVSGDVGSWTLALPMPFAAPPQSPTWLLYSHPVGRRARLHMGIRLSQAPLDPHSWTEPWVIYEGPSGYSDLASVGPAPEGGLVFACLYESGARTSYDEISFCTFSLREVLENVPTSPEPPNLGDKPRGCCWPS
- the NEU4 gene encoding sialidase-4 isoform X2 gives rise to the protein MMSSAAFPRWPSMGAPHTPSRTVLFERERTGLTYRVPSLLPVPPGPTLLAFVEQRLSPDDSHAHRLVLRRGTRAGGSVRWGALQVLGTAALAEHRSMNPCPVHDTGTGTVFLFFIAVLGHTPEAVQIATGRNAARLCYVASRDAGLSWGSARDLTEEAIGGAVQDWATFAVGPGHGVQLPSGRLLVPAYTYRVDRRECFGKICRTSPHSFAFYSDDHGRTWRCGGLVPNLRSGECQLAAVDGGQAGSFLYCNARSTLGSRVQALSTDEGTSFLPAERVASLPETAWGCQGSIVGFPAPAPSRPRDDGWSVGPGSPLHPPRLGPGVHEPPEEAAGDPHGAQVPGGPCSHLQPQGDGPRQPGPRPGVSGDVGSWTLALPMPFAAPPQSPTWLLYSHPVGRRARLHMGIRLSQAPLDPHSWTEPWVIYEGPSGYSDLASVGPAPEGGLVFACLYESGARTSYDEISFCTFSLREVLENVPTSPEPPNLGDKPRGCCWPS
- the NEU4 gene encoding sialidase-4 isoform X1, with product MMSSAAFPRWPQSMGAPHTPSRTVLFERERTGLTYRVPSLLPVPPGPTLLAFVEQRLSPDDSHAHRLVLRRGTRAGGSVRWGALQVLGTAALAEHRSMNPCPVHDTGTGTVFLFFIAVLGHTPEAVQIATGRNAARLCYVASRDAGLSWGSARDLTEEAIGGAVQDWATFAVGPGHGVQLPSGRLLVPAYTYRVDRRECFGKICRTSPHSFAFYSDDHGRTWRCGGLVPNLRSGECQLAAVDGGQAGSFLYCNARSTLGSRVQALSTDEGTSFLPAERVASLPETAWGCQGSIVGFPAPAPSRPRDDGWSVGPGSPLHPPRLGPGVHEPPEEAAGDPHGAQVPGGPCSHLQPQGDGPRQPGPRPGVSGDVGSWTLALPMPFAAPPQSPTWLLYSHPVGRRARLHMGIRLSQAPLDPHSWTEPWVIYEGPSGYSDLASVGPAPEGGLVFACLYESGARTSYDEISFCTFSLREVLENVPTSPEPPNLGDKPRGCCWPS